In one window of Rhizobium oryzihabitans DNA:
- a CDS encoding UDP-N-acetylmuramoylalanyl-D-glutamyl-2,6-diaminopimelate--D-alanyl-D-alanine ligase, with protein sequence MSWLWTVADMIAITAGRPVGNLPTGITGISIDSRTVKAGEAFFAIKGDRVDGHDYTSFAVANGAGLLVVAEAKLPALGRLTVPMIVVEDVLAALGKLAIAARERTSARIIAVTGSVGKTTTKEMLRQALEPSGRVHAAVASFNNHWGVPLTLARMPADTEFGVFEIGMNHSGEIRPLVKMVRPHVAIITTIAPAHLGNFKNIEEIAAAKAEIFEGLEEGGSVILNRDNAQFEQLEEAAQEQGIEHILTFGQHAKADFRLADFESTPAGSTIWAILNGETSELHLNVPGRHIADNAMAVLGAVAVTGANLDRAFEALGTLEAVKGRGQRHRLTIESGSFLLIDESYNANPASMRAAIAVLAETETQGHGRRVAVLGDMLEMGEFSAQLHEELAGPLLAAGIEHVWLAGEAMAALRDALPDSVTVIWFPTTAELTDFALQWVQPGDALMIKSSLGLGFGKIVAALLDKYPAFPETERQV encoded by the coding sequence TTGAGCTGGTTATGGACAGTCGCCGACATGATCGCCATCACGGCAGGACGCCCCGTTGGCAACCTGCCGACCGGAATCACCGGCATTTCCATCGACAGCCGGACCGTCAAGGCGGGCGAAGCCTTCTTCGCCATCAAGGGTGATCGGGTCGACGGCCATGATTACACCAGTTTTGCCGTTGCCAATGGGGCCGGCCTCCTGGTCGTTGCCGAAGCCAAGCTACCGGCTCTCGGCCGGCTCACCGTGCCCATGATCGTGGTCGAGGACGTGCTTGCCGCACTCGGCAAACTTGCCATTGCGGCGCGCGAGAGAACTTCGGCACGCATCATCGCGGTGACTGGCTCCGTCGGCAAGACGACCACCAAGGAAATGCTGCGGCAGGCTCTGGAGCCGTCGGGCCGGGTTCATGCGGCGGTCGCATCCTTTAACAATCACTGGGGTGTGCCACTGACGCTGGCGCGTATGCCGGCGGATACCGAGTTCGGCGTTTTCGAAATCGGCATGAACCACTCCGGCGAAATTCGCCCGCTGGTCAAGATGGTGCGTCCGCATGTGGCGATCATCACGACCATCGCCCCCGCCCATCTCGGCAATTTCAAGAATATTGAAGAGATCGCCGCGGCCAAGGCGGAAATATTCGAAGGGCTTGAGGAGGGCGGCTCCGTCATCCTCAACCGCGACAATGCCCAGTTCGAGCAGCTTGAAGAGGCTGCGCAGGAACAGGGTATAGAGCACATCCTGACCTTCGGTCAGCACGCCAAGGCCGATTTCCGGCTCGCCGACTTTGAAAGCACGCCTGCGGGTTCGACCATCTGGGCGATCCTGAACGGCGAGACCAGCGAATTGCATCTCAATGTTCCCGGACGTCACATCGCCGACAACGCCATGGCCGTGCTCGGTGCCGTCGCCGTGACGGGCGCCAATCTCGACCGCGCTTTTGAAGCGCTCGGAACGCTCGAGGCTGTGAAAGGACGCGGTCAGCGCCACCGTCTGACGATTGAAAGCGGTTCGTTCCTGCTGATCGATGAAAGCTATAACGCCAACCCCGCTTCCATGCGCGCGGCGATTGCCGTGCTGGCGGAAACGGAAACGCAGGGCCACGGCCGGCGCGTTGCCGTTCTTGGCGACATGCTTGAGATGGGCGAATTTTCCGCGCAGCTGCATGAAGAGCTGGCCGGGCCGCTGCTTGCGGCCGGCATCGAGCATGTTTGGCTCGCAGGGGAGGCGATGGCGGCGCTGCGCGATGCGCTGCCGGACAGCGTCACCGTCATCTGGTTCCCGACGACGGCGGAACTCACCGATTTTGCGCTGCAATGGGTGCAACCGGGAGACGCGCTGATGATAAAATCGTCACTTGGCCTCGGTTTCGGCAAGATTGTCGCCGCCCTGCTTGACAAGTATCCGGCATTCCCCGAGACGGAACGCCAAGTCTGA
- the mraY gene encoding phospho-N-acetylmuramoyl-pentapeptide-transferase, giving the protein MLIWLVELSDKVQVFNLFRYITFRAGAAMFTSALIVFLFGPAIINSLRVRQGKGQPIRADGPQTHFKKAGTPTMGGLMILAGILGGSLLWGDLSNVYVVAVLMVTLGFGAIGFYDDYLKVTKQSDKGFSGKARLGIEFLIAAIAVFFMMKMALASAPHGGTLGSSIAFPFFKEFVINLGYFFVLFGAFVIVGAGNAVNLTDGLDGLAIVPVMIAAATFGVIAYLAGNAVFANYLQINFVPGTGELAVIVGAVIGAGLGFLWFNAPPAAIFMGDTGSLALGGLIGSIAVATKHEIVMVIVGGLFVMETLSVIIQVFWFKRTGRRVFLMAPIHHHFEKKGWTESQVVIRFWIISVGLALLGLATLKLR; this is encoded by the coding sequence ATGCTGATCTGGCTCGTCGAACTGTCGGATAAAGTTCAAGTCTTCAACCTCTTCCGCTACATCACCTTCCGGGCGGGTGCGGCGATGTTCACCTCTGCGTTGATCGTCTTCCTGTTTGGACCGGCGATCATCAACTCGTTGCGCGTGCGCCAGGGCAAGGGCCAGCCGATCCGCGCCGACGGGCCGCAGACCCATTTCAAGAAGGCCGGCACGCCGACCATGGGCGGGCTCATGATCCTTGCCGGCATTCTCGGGGGCTCGCTGCTGTGGGGTGACCTGTCGAACGTCTATGTCGTTGCCGTGCTGATGGTGACACTCGGTTTCGGAGCCATCGGCTTTTACGATGATTATCTGAAGGTCACGAAACAGAGCGACAAGGGCTTTTCCGGTAAGGCGCGTCTCGGCATTGAATTCCTCATCGCAGCGATTGCCGTCTTCTTCATGATGAAGATGGCGCTCGCTTCCGCCCCGCATGGCGGCACGCTCGGCAGCTCCATCGCGTTTCCGTTCTTCAAGGAATTCGTGATCAATCTCGGTTATTTCTTTGTGCTCTTCGGTGCTTTTGTCATCGTTGGCGCGGGTAATGCCGTGAACCTGACGGATGGTCTCGATGGTCTCGCCATCGTGCCCGTTATGATCGCGGCTGCTACCTTCGGGGTGATCGCCTATCTTGCCGGTAACGCGGTTTTCGCCAATTACCTGCAGATCAACTTCGTGCCCGGCACGGGTGAACTCGCCGTCATTGTCGGCGCGGTCATCGGCGCGGGCCTCGGCTTCTTGTGGTTCAACGCACCGCCCGCCGCCATTTTCATGGGCGATACGGGTTCGCTGGCGCTTGGCGGCCTCATCGGTTCCATCGCTGTCGCGACCAAGCACGAGATCGTCATGGTCATCGTCGGCGGTCTGTTTGTCATGGAAACGCTGTCGGTCATCATCCAGGTCTTCTGGTTCAAGCGCACCGGCAGACGCGTTTTCCTGATGGCGCCTATCCATCACCATTTCGAGAAAAAGGGCTGGACGGAAAGCCAGGTGGTGATCCGTTTCTGGATCATCTCCGTTGGCCTCGCGCTGCTCGGCCTCGCCACCCTGAAGCTGAGGTGA